One Myotis daubentonii chromosome 12, mMyoDau2.1, whole genome shotgun sequence genomic region harbors:
- the LOC132213440 gene encoding TBC1 domain family member 20-like: MASPSAQGEVPTSSHWDDGAETAGFNAKRKKKVAKIYQALNSDPTDVAALRRMAISKGGLLTDEMRRKVWPKLLNVNINDPPPISGKHLRQMSKDYQQVLLDVRRSLRQFPPGMPKEQREGLQEELIDIILLVLECNPQLHYYQGYHDIVVTFLLVVGESLATSLVEKVSAHHLRDFMDPTMDNTKHILNYLMPIIDQVNPELHDFMQSAEVGAIFALSWLITWFGHVLSDFRHVVWLYDFFLACHPLMPIYFAAVIVLYREEEVLDCDCDMASVHHLLSQIPQDLPYEMLISRAGDLFVQFPPSRLAWEAAAQQEANKKAAPTFKDFELASTQQRPDMVLRQRFRGLRTENRTKDVLTKPRTNRLVKLAVMGLMVALGAAALAVVKSALEWAPKFQLQLFP, encoded by the coding sequence ATGGCCTCCCCGAGTGCGCAGGGCGAAGTCCCCACCTCCAGTCACTGGGACGACGGCGCGGAGACGGCAGGCTTTAAcgccaaaaggaaaaagaaagtggcAAAGATATACCAGGCTCTGAACAGTGATCCCACTGATGTGGCTGCCCTTAGACGCATGGCTATTAGCAAGGGAGGGCTCCTAACTGATGAGATGAGACGAAAAGTGTGGCCCAAGCTCCTCAATGTCAACATCAATGACCCACCTCCTATATCAGGGAAACACCTACGACAGATGAGCAAGGACTACCAACAAGTGCTGCTGGATGTCAGGCGGTCCTTACGGCAGTTTCCTCCTGGCATGCCAAAAGAACAGAGAGAAGGGCTCCAGGAAGAACTGATCGACATCATCCTTCTCGTCTTGGAGTGCAACCCTCAGCTGCATTACTACCAGGGCTACCATGACATTGTGGTCACATTTCTGCTGGTGGTAGGAGAGAGTCTGGCAACATCCCTGGTAGAAAAAGTATCTGCCCACCACCTCAGGGATTTCATGGATCCAACAATGGACAACACCAAACATATATTAAACTATCTAATGCCCATCATTGACCAGGTGAATCCAGAACTCCATGACTTCATGCAGAGTGCTGAGGTTGGGGCCATCTTTGCCCTCAGCTGGCTCATCACCTGGTTTGGGCATGTCCTGTCTGACTTCAGACACGTGGTGTGGTTATACGACTTCTTCCTGGCCTGCCACCCCCTGATGCCCATTTACTTTGCAGCTGTGATCGTGTTGTATCGAGAAGAggaagtcctggattgtgactGTGACATGGCCTCGGTTCACCACCTGTTGTCCCAGATCCCTCAGGACCTGCCCTATGAGATGCTGATCAGTAGAGCCGGAGACCTTTTTGTTCAGTTTCCCCCATCTAGACTTGCTTGGGAAGCAGCTGCCCAACAGGAAGCCAACAAAAAGGCAGCTCCTACCTTCAAAGACTTTGAGCTGGCATCCACCCAGCAGAGGCCTGACATGGTACTGCGGCAGAGGTTTCGGGGACTGCGGACTGAGAATCGGACAAAAGACGTCCTGACCAAACCAAGGACCAACCGCCTTGTGAAACTGGCGGTGATGGGGCTGATGGTGGCACTTGGAGCAGCCGCTCTGGCTGTGGTGAAAAGTGCCCTGGAGTGGGCCCCTAAGTTCCAGCTGCAGCTGTTCCCCTAA